One stretch of Clupea harengus chromosome 2, Ch_v2.0.2, whole genome shotgun sequence DNA includes these proteins:
- the calcrla gene encoding calcitonin gene-related peptide type 1 receptor, with product MTEMKMDHSWMLSLLLLSSVSEVCVIASPEANGTQQQPTHHVYNEIGFTRNKIVTAQFECYQRIMKDTSERKAGPVCNKTWDGWLCWDDTEAGITSEQHCPDYFQDFDPSEMVTKICTDHGNWFLHPDSNRTWSNYTRCNEHTKEGRITALNLLYLALIGHGLSLTALFVSLGIFFHFKSLSCQRITLHKNLFFSFVLNSVITIIWLTAVANNQELVQRNPTSCKVSLFIHLYLFGCNYFWMLCEGIYLHTLIVVAVFAEKQHLMWYYLLGWGFPLIPAIIHAIARSYYYNDNCWISSNTSLLYIIHGPICAALLVNLFFLLNIVRVLITKLKVTHQAESSLYMKAVRATLILVPLLGIQYVLLPYKPEGRVSSEIYDYVMHILMNYQGLLVATIFCFFNGEVQAVLRRHWNQYRMQFGTLTHSDALRSASYTASSITEVQGCYSLECHSEHLNGKGCHDMDSTIMKTENPFA from the exons ATGACGGAAATGAAGATGGATCACTCCTggatgctctctctccttctactaAGCTCTGTCTCTGAG gtgtgtgttattgcaaGCCCTGAGGCCAATGGAACCCAACAGCAGCCGACACACCATGTGTACAATGAGATCGGCTTCACCAGGAACAAGATAGTGACGGCCCAGTTTGAGTGCTACCAGAGGATCATGAAAGACACTAGCGAGCGGAAAG CCGGTCCCGTGTGCAACAAGACGTGGGATGGCTGGCTGTGCTGGGACGACACAGAGGCGGGTATTACCTCAGAGCAGCACTGCCCAGACTACTTCCAGGACTTCGACCCATCTG AAATGGTCACCAAGATCTGCACTGACCATGGAAACTGGTTTCTACATCCCGACAGCAACAGGACCTGGTCCAATTACACCAGATGCAATGAGCACACGAAGGAAGGAAGAATA ACTGCACTGAACCTATTGTACTTAGCCTTAATAGGACATGGCCTTTCTCTAACAGCCTTGTTCGTTTCATTAGGAATATTTTTCCATTTCAA gAGTCTAAGTTGCCAGAGGATAACCCTGCACAAAAACCTGTTCTTCTCCTTTGTTTTAAATTCTGTCATCACTATCATTTGGTTAACTGCTGTGGCGAACAATCAAGAGTTAGTCCAGAGAAACCCA ACCAGTTGCAAAGTGTCTCTGTTTATCCATCTGTACCTATTTGGGTGTAATTACTTCTGGATGCTGTGTGAGGGGATCTATTTGCACACTCTTATTGTGGTGGCAGTGTTTGCAGAAAAGCAGCACTTGATGTGGTACTACTTGCTTGGCTGGG GTTTCCCTCTAATACCAGCTATTATACATGCCATAGCTCGCAGTTACTACTACAATGACAA CTGCTGGATCAGCTCGAATACATCGCTACTATATATTATTCATGGCCCCATTTGTGCGGCCCTATTG GTGAACTTATTCTTCTTGCTGAACATCGTGCGGGTCCTCATCACCAAGCTAAAGGTCACCCACCAGGCCGAGTCCAGTCTGTACATGAAGGCGGTACGAGCCACACTCATCCTGGTCCCTCTGCTGGGGATTCAGTACGTCCTGCTTCCCTACAAGCCAGAGGGCCGTGTGTCGTCAGAGATCTACGACTACGTCATGCACATCCTGATGAATTATCAG GGGCTGCTGGTGGCCACCATCTTCTGCTTTTTCAATGGAGAG GTCCAGGCCGTTCTGAGGAGACACTGGAATCAGTACCGCATGCAGTTCGGCACGCTGACCCACTCGGATGCGCTGCGATCTGCCTCCTACACGGCCTCGTCTATCACAGAAGTGCAAGGCTGCTACAGCCTGGAATGCCACTCGGAACACTTAAACGGCAAAGGCTGTCACGACATGGATTCGACCATTATGAAAACGGAGAACCCTTTCGCCTGA